Proteins found in one Candidatus Binataceae bacterium genomic segment:
- a CDS encoding glucose-1-phosphate cytidylyltransferase encodes ARRRGLPQTPPARGRRGPLSAGGGAKGGKVNTADVPVFILCGGLGTRLKEMTEFRPKPMVPIGRDPIVLHIMRSYAAFGFNRFVLCMGYKSEIIRDYFLNFYAMNSDVTVDLKSNEVEVHSVDHSCDWRVTLAYTGELTMTGGRIARAMARYLGDAQHLAVTYGDGLTDADLGAEFDFHLSHGKIGTVLGVNPPSRFGEFRMEGGELVEFVEKPELHSAWINGGYFFFRRDIARYLSPAEDCVMEQQPLSALARDGQLAVFQHTRFWACMDTQRDHETLTRLWESGEAPWARPAR; translated from the coding sequence GCCCGCCGGCGGGGTTTGCCCCAAACTCCGCCCGCCCGGGGGCGGCGGGGGCCGCTATCCGCAGGAGGCGGCGCGAAAGGGGGAAAGGTGAACACGGCGGACGTGCCCGTTTTCATCCTGTGCGGGGGGCTCGGCACCCGGCTCAAGGAGATGACCGAATTTCGCCCGAAACCGATGGTGCCGATCGGCCGCGACCCGATCGTGCTGCACATCATGCGGTCTTACGCCGCCTTCGGCTTCAACCGCTTCGTGCTGTGCATGGGCTACAAGAGCGAGATCATCCGCGACTATTTCCTCAATTTTTATGCGATGAACAGCGACGTCACCGTCGATCTGAAGAGCAACGAGGTCGAGGTGCACAGCGTCGACCATAGCTGCGACTGGCGGGTGACGCTGGCCTATACCGGCGAATTGACGATGACCGGCGGCCGCATCGCCCGGGCGATGGCGCGCTATCTCGGCGACGCGCAGCATCTCGCGGTGACCTACGGCGACGGGCTGACCGATGCCGATCTCGGCGCCGAATTCGACTTTCACCTGAGCCACGGCAAGATCGGCACGGTGCTGGGGGTGAACCCGCCGTCGCGCTTCGGCGAGTTCCGCATGGAGGGCGGCGAGCTGGTCGAGTTCGTCGAGAAGCCGGAACTGCACTCGGCCTGGATCAACGGCGGGTATTTCTTCTTCCGCCGCGACATCGCGCGCTACCTGTCGCCGGCGGAGGATTGCGTGATGGAGCAGCAGCCGCTGTCCGCGCTCGCCCGCGACGGCCAGCTCGCGGTGTTCCAGCACACCCGGTTCTGGGCCTGCATGGACACCCAGCGCGACCACGAGACGCTGACCCGGCTGTGGGAGTCGGGGGAGGCGCCCTGGGCCCGTCCGGCCCGCTGA
- a CDS encoding SDR family oxidoreductase, producing MNVFVTGHRGYIGAHLVPLLQAAGHRVTGCDLDLFAGCAWDEMPKADVELVRDVRTLTPRDLDGYDCVMHLAAISNDPMGDLDPGITRDINARGSIALARTAKAAGVPRFLLSSSCSIYGKADGRPLGEDDALNPVSVYAESKIVAERGIAELADANFSPAYLRNATAYGDSPMLRIDLVVNNLLGCAVAKGDIRIMSDGTPWRPLIHCKDIARAFVAFLEAPREAIHNQAVNIGGDGENYRVRDIADLVRRLVPGAGVVYTGEVGKDPRDYRVDFARLGRLLPDFRLHYSLAAGMEELLAHYADAGFSAADFDGDKFVRLRTLRHRLDRLAATE from the coding sequence ATGAATGTCTTTGTTACCGGCCACCGCGGCTATATCGGCGCGCATCTGGTGCCGCTGTTGCAGGCGGCGGGGCACCGCGTCACCGGCTGCGACCTCGACCTGTTCGCCGGCTGCGCCTGGGACGAGATGCCGAAGGCGGATGTCGAGCTGGTGCGCGACGTGCGCACGCTGACCCCGCGCGATCTCGACGGCTACGACTGTGTCATGCATCTGGCGGCGATCTCCAACGACCCGATGGGCGATCTCGACCCCGGGATCACCCGCGACATCAACGCCCGCGGCTCGATCGCGCTGGCCCGCACCGCCAAGGCCGCCGGGGTGCCCCGGTTTCTGCTGTCGTCGAGCTGCTCGATCTACGGCAAGGCCGACGGGCGCCCGCTCGGCGAGGACGATGCGCTCAACCCGGTCTCGGTCTACGCCGAATCGAAGATCGTCGCCGAGCGCGGCATCGCCGAGCTGGCCGACGCGAATTTCTCCCCGGCCTATCTGCGCAACGCCACCGCCTACGGCGACTCGCCGATGCTGCGCATCGACCTCGTCGTCAACAACCTGCTGGGCTGCGCCGTCGCCAAGGGCGACATCCGCATCATGAGCGACGGCACGCCGTGGCGGCCGCTGATCCACTGCAAGGACATCGCCCGCGCCTTTGTCGCCTTTCTCGAGGCGCCGCGCGAAGCGATCCACAACCAGGCGGTCAATATCGGCGGCGACGGCGAGAACTACCGGGTGCGCGACATCGCCGATCTGGTGCGCCGGCTGGTGCCGGGGGCGGGCGTCGTCTACACCGGCGAGGTCGGCAAGGACCCGCGCGACTACCGCGTCGATTTCGCCCGGCTCGGCCGGCTGCTGCCCGATTTCCGGCTGCACTACAGCCTGGCCGCCGGCATGGAGGAACTGCTCGCGCATTACGCCGATGCCGGCTTTTCCGCCGCCGATTTCGACGGCGACAAGTTCGTGCGGCTGCGCACCCTGCGGCACCGGCTCGACCGCCTCGCCGCGACCGAATGA
- the rfbC gene encoding dTDP-4-dehydrorhamnose 3,5-epimerase, translated as MRFVPTPLAGAYLIELDKREDERGFFARLFCEREFAAAGLDTRFVQINNSLSRDKGTLRGMHYQLGEAAEVKVVRAIRGALWDAILDLRPGSATFGHSFGAELSAENRRMMYVPRGFAHGFLTLEPDTEAFYLVSAFYAPERERGVRWNDPRFAIAWPAAPAVISDKDANQRDFDPAWHLGG; from the coding sequence ATGCGCTTCGTTCCGACCCCGCTGGCCGGCGCCTACCTGATCGAGCTCGACAAGCGCGAGGACGAGCGCGGCTTCTTTGCCCGCCTGTTCTGCGAGCGCGAGTTCGCCGCAGCCGGGCTCGACACGCGCTTCGTGCAGATCAACAACTCGCTGAGCCGCGACAAGGGCACCTTGCGCGGCATGCACTACCAGCTCGGCGAGGCGGCCGAGGTCAAGGTGGTGCGGGCGATCCGCGGCGCGCTGTGGGATGCGATCCTCGATCTGCGCCCCGGCTCGGCGACGTTCGGGCACAGCTTCGGGGCCGAGCTCAGCGCCGAGAACCGCCGCATGATGTATGTGCCGCGCGGCTTCGCCCATGGGTTTCTGACGCTGGAGCCGGACACCGAGGCGTTCTATCTGGTCAGCGCCTTTTATGCGCCGGAGCGCGAGCGCGGGGTGCGCTGGAACGACCCGCGCTTTGCCATCGCCTGGCCGGCGGCGCCCGCCGTCATCTCCGACAAGGACGCCAACCAGCGCGATTTCGACCCGGCCTGGCATCTCGGCGGCTGA
- a CDS encoding NAD(P)-dependent oxidoreductase: MRILLTGASSFTGFWFARELSAAGHAVVAACRGDGAYDGVRGERIARLRGCCELRFGCAFGGDAFLDLVRGAAGGFDVLCHHGAEVGDYRSPDFDPYAAAARNLYRLPAVLRALGERGCARLVLTGSVFEPGEGAGSAPLRAFSPYGLSKGLTAAAAAFYAGREGFSFEKFVIPNPFGPYEEPRFTAYLMRSWRRGETARVQTPRYVRDNVPVSLLARAYGQFVAASPPPGAVRRLNPSFYPESQGAFAERVRREAEARLGRPCALDHAEQREFPEPAVRINTDLLDPAALDWNEAAAWDEFVGYYAA; the protein is encoded by the coding sequence ATGCGCATCCTGTTGACCGGCGCCAGCTCGTTCACCGGGTTCTGGTTTGCCCGCGAGCTCAGCGCGGCCGGGCACGCGGTGGTGGCGGCCTGCCGCGGCGACGGCGCCTATGACGGGGTGCGGGGCGAGCGCATCGCGCGGCTGCGCGGGTGCTGCGAGCTGCGCTTCGGCTGCGCCTTCGGCGGCGACGCGTTTCTCGACCTGGTGCGCGGCGCGGCGGGCGGGTTCGACGTGCTGTGCCATCACGGCGCCGAGGTCGGCGATTACCGCAGCCCCGATTTCGACCCCTATGCGGCCGCCGCGCGCAACCTGTACCGGCTGCCGGCGGTGCTGCGGGCGCTGGGGGAGCGCGGCTGCGCCCGGCTGGTGCTGACCGGCAGCGTCTTCGAGCCGGGCGAGGGGGCGGGCTCGGCGCCGCTGCGCGCGTTCAGCCCCTACGGGCTGTCGAAGGGCTTGACCGCGGCGGCGGCCGCCTTTTATGCCGGGCGCGAGGGCTTCAGCTTCGAGAAGTTCGTCATCCCCAACCCGTTCGGGCCGTACGAGGAGCCGCGCTTTACCGCCTATCTGATGCGGAGCTGGCGGCGCGGCGAGACGGCGCGGGTGCAGACGCCGCGCTATGTCCGCGACAACGTGCCGGTGAGCCTGTTGGCCCGCGCCTATGGGCAGTTCGTCGCGGCGAGCCCGCCGCCCGGCGCGGTGCGCCGGCTCAACCCGAGCTTCTACCCGGAGAGCCAGGGCGCCTTTGCCGAGCGGGTACGGCGCGAAGCCGAGGCGCGGCTCGGCCGCCCCTGCGCCCTCGACCACGCCGAGCAGAGGGAATTTCCCGAGCCGGCGGTGCGCATCAACACCGACCTTCTCGACCCCGCCGCGCTCGACTGGAACGAAGCCGCCGCCTGGGACGAGTTCGTGGGGTATTACGCGGCGTGA